The region GAGCGCGAGCTCCTCCCGCAGCCGGTCCAGCGTGGAGGAGAGCCTGCTGCGCCGGGCCTCGCTCATCGCCCGCTCGTGCTCAAGGCCCATCCGGGCGTTGTGCAGCGCGAGCTCCAGCACCCGCCGCTTGTCCCCCCGCTGCGGGCGGCGGACCTCCACCCGGGTGCCGCGCAGCCGGGAGAGGTGCTCGGCGATGGGCGCGAGCGCCTCCTCGTCGGGGGAGGAAACCAGCACCTCCCGGGGCACGGCGGCGGTCTCGTAGTACTGGGGGACAAAGGAGAGGGCCACGCTCTCGGCGTCCTGCTCCCCGTAGTTGTCCAGCAAGAACGAGTCGCGGCCCACGATCCGGCCCTCCCGCACGGCGAAGATCTGGACGCAGGCCTCCTCGCCCTCGGCGTACGCCCCCACCGCGTCGAAGGAGTCCTCGGAGGCGATGGTGGCCTGCTGGCGGTCGCGGACGTGCCGCAGCGCCGCCGCCTCGTCCCGCAGCCGGGCGGCCCGCTCGAAGTCCATCTCCGCGGCCGCCCGCCGCATCTGCTCCTCCCGCTCCCGGATGAGGCCGTCCACCCTCCCCTCCAGAAAGGCGATGACGTCGGCGATGATCGCGCCGTACTCCTCCTTGCTCACGGCCCCAATGCACGGGGCGGCAGAGCGGCCGATGTGGTAGTTGAGGCAGGGAATGCCGCTCCTGCGGCCGGGCTCCGGGCCGCGGCACTTGCGGAAACGGAAGGTCTTGTTGAGGACGTCCAGGGTGGCGTGGACGCTGCCGGCGCTGGGGAAGGGCCCGAAGTACCGGTGGCGCGGGTCGTGCGGCCCGCGGGTGGCGAAGACCCGGGGGTACTCGTCGCCGGTGGTGACCACGATGTACGGGTAGCTCTTGTCGTCCCGCAGCGAGGCGTTGAAGCGCGGCCGGTGGCGCTTTATGAGGTTGGCTTCGAGCACGAGGGCCTCGGTCTCGCCGCGGGCGGCGATGAAGTCTATCTGCCGGACCCGCTCCCGGAGCTCGGCTATCTTGGGCCGCCCGTCGCCGGAGCGGGTGAAGTAGCTGGCCACCCGGCTGCGGATGTTCCTGGCCTTGCCGACGTAGAGCACCCGCCCCTCGCCGTCCCTGAAGATGTACACCCCGGGAGAGGCCGGCAGGTGCGAGCGGTCGGGGTAGCTGTTCTCTGGCATCGCAGGGGAAATTATATCCCCGCCGGGCTCAGCCCCCCTCCCCGGGCGGGAGCATCTCCTTGCCCCCGGCCCTGGCGTACCCGAACCCCCCGACCCACCCGGCGGCGGCCCCGGAGAGCCCGGAGACGGCGGCGGAGGCGGCCGCGAGCCAGCTCCCGCCGAGCGCGAGCACGAAGGCCCCGCAGGCGGCGGCGAGCAGCGCCGCGGCGGCGACGAGCCTCGCCCCCCGCCGCAAATCCCCGGAGAAGAGGGCGTACAGAAGCAGCGCCCCGGAGAGGGCGGCGGGCGGGAGGAAGGCGTAGGCCGCCGGGCCCGCCCCCTCCCCCAGCACCTCGAGCCAGACCACGAAGGCCCCCCCGAGCCAGCCCACGACGGCGCCCACCGCGGCCCCGGCGCGGGTGGCGGCCCTGCGCCCGGACCTCCGGGTGCGCAGCCCCAGCGCGGCGCCGAGGACCATGGCGGGCAGGAAGAGCAGGGTGGCGAAGAAGGCCGGCCCCTCCAGCAGCGAGAAGACGTTCCAGCCGCCGAAGAACCAGAAGGGCATGAACAGCAGCGAGGCGGCCGCCAGAAAGGCCAGGGTCGCCATGTACACCCAGGTCACACACCCGAACGCCCGGCGGGTGCGCGGCGAGAGCCCCCCCCGCTCCTCCCCCCTAGAGGCCACGCCCCACCGCCGCTCCCGCGAAGTGCTCTACGACGGAAGGCGCGACCTCCGTGATCCTGCGCGGCGCCCTCACGCCGCTCGCCAGGGCGAAGACCTCGGAGTCCGAGGCGTGCAGCGAGCCGTGGTCGCTGGCCGCATGGAAGGCCCCGGAGACCTCGCCGAAGCTGTAGCCCGGCGCGGCCGAGAGGACGACGTCCCCCGAGCGCGGGCTCTGCAGGCAGCCGCGCAGCCGCTCGAGGGCGTCCGGGTAGTCGCCGTAGAGGATCGCGTCCCCGAAGACCCGCAGGTCCAGGGCGCCGGGGTCCCCCCGCAGCTCCCACCGCCCGCCCAGCGGGTCCCGCAGCGCGCCGCCGGGCCGGAAGCTCACCTCCCGCCCGTCGCGGCGGGCGAAGAACCAGCCCCCCTCCCGCCAGGCGGCCACGTCGACCCCGCGGCGCCCGAGGGCCGCAGCAGCGGCCGCCCCGGCGAGCGCCGGCTCGCGCAGGTAGAGGAGCGCGGCCCGGCCGTTGGGCACCGCCACCGCGTCCGCCGAGGGGCCGAGCGCGGCCCGGGGCCCGAGGGAGAGCCTGAACCCCGAAAGCCCGGAGGAGAGGTCCACGTAGCCCCGGCGCGGGAGCAGGGGGTCGTGGCCGTGGTCGGAGACCACGAGGACCGCGTACCT is a window of Rubrobacter xylanophilus DSM 9941 DNA encoding:
- the uvrC gene encoding excinuclease ABC subunit UvrC — translated: MPENSYPDRSHLPASPGVYIFRDGEGRVLYVGKARNIRSRVASYFTRSGDGRPKIAELRERVRQIDFIAARGETEALVLEANLIKRHRPRFNASLRDDKSYPYIVVTTGDEYPRVFATRGPHDPRHRYFGPFPSAGSVHATLDVLNKTFRFRKCRGPEPGRRSGIPCLNYHIGRSAAPCIGAVSKEEYGAIIADVIAFLEGRVDGLIREREEQMRRAAAEMDFERAARLRDEAAALRHVRDRQQATIASEDSFDAVGAYAEGEEACVQIFAVREGRIVGRDSFLLDNYGEQDAESVALSFVPQYYETAAVPREVLVSSPDEEALAPIAEHLSRLRGTRVEVRRPQRGDKRRVLELALHNARMGLEHERAMSEARRSRLSSTLDRLREELALPRLPMRIECYDISNTMGTNSVASMVVFQGGRPAKDQYRRFRIKTVEGADDPASMAEVVRRRLERLLAGDEKFSPAPDLILLDGGKGQLSAVAEVLEGLGSGGRLPDIPVRALAKREEEVFEPGRPGPVVLAPDSAELRLLQRVRDEAHRFANAYHRKLRGRAMTASVLDDLPGVGPVRKRRILEHFGTPQAFLEASLEELEAVPGLPGRVAREIHARLHR